Part of the Cryptococcus neoformans var. neoformans JEC21 chromosome 11 sequence genome, CAAATTCCAATCTCCCCTTATAGTTCTCAATATTCTTGAAGATTTTTCCAGAGCGAAGGAGACGCTTGCGTTCTGATAAACGTTTGCGGGAAAGGCAATGATCGTTCAAGAAAAGGATGTCAAACACCTTGACTAATGAAAAAGCTTAGTCAAAGAGTgataaaggaaaaggtaCTGAGGGCTTACAACATGGACGAGGGGCGGTTTCATCATTGAAATGGTCTTTCGAAAATCAACGACAAATCTTAAGGTTTCCAAACGGATAACTCACCAAGTGCAGCTGACTTGAGGGTCCCAAAAGCCAGGTAACGTTCCACTACAGGATCCCAaaccatcatctctccGTCAAGAATGACACTAATCCATGACATGAGTACCCAATAATATCTATGATACAAGACATAGAGCTTACTTTCTGACATTGTCCTGGAACGCAGTAGCTATGTAGCGCGTCAAGCTTCCCTCTCCTGGGTGGGCGCCATATAGATACGCTGCCAGAAGTTAATTTTATCCAGTACTCAAAAATAAGTCGGAAGGAACTTACTATAGTCTTTAGCTTTCCTTGAACAGTAGAACCATTGTGCACCATTTCCTCTCATGTGTAACTGTATTCTCTCCCCGTCCAACTTTTCTTCCATGATGAACTCTTTTGGCGCTCCTATAGCCTTCGCAATATTTTCGAGCGACGCATCATTCATGCGGCCACATAATtgagggagaaaggagtGGAATAATTCAAGATGCGTTTCCTGAATCGTCGTCAGCTCGGGATAGATGGTTTAACAAGAATGGCAAACATTTTTATTGAGCCTGAAGCCGGGATCATACAAAGTCCAACAGACACGCTTCAGGTCTGAACAAACATTATACAGATCTATCGCATCCGGATGAAACGCTGATAAGACCCCTCGTTCACGTATTGAGATATGCAGGTCTTGAGAAGATTATTGTCAGAGTGAATATAACGTGGAAAAAATACATATTTACCTTTGAGTATAATCCGGATAATCCATTCTTGTTCCTCAGCTGTACATTGCATATTGATTGCCTTGAGTATCGGCACGTAATCTTTTCTATAATCAATCATCAGTGAGCTGAGCTGAGTATACCTTGACGAACAATAAAACTCACTGCTTCATTTTTCCAACAGCCAGCTTATCTAGGAGCATGTTTACTGCTTCAACACTCAAttgcccttcctccacgGTGGATCGAGCTTTTATCTCATTGTAACAGACTTTCGCAAAGTCTCCAGTTGGATTTGGTGACTGCTAATCATCAGTTTCCACATTCGTTTACTGAGGGAACACATGAACGACTGACATTTCCTGCCGGCTGCTTCCATTTGATCAACCTCTGAGCCGCCTCGCTGTGCTTCTCTAACGACAATATATCAATGTAGCATCGAGCCAACATTGACTCTTTCAAATTATACACGGGTCTTTCCCTATCTTTCTGCAAGAAACCCTTTAGCATCACATTCCCTATGTTCTTGCCGTGACCCGAAGACTCACATCAGGTAACAACAACCTGATCAACGGATAAAGATCTGGCCCTACTTTCTCCCTCCAGTTCCCGAATATCCTCGTCAGAAGCTCGTACTTTTTGTGCGGCGCATCTGCCCGTAGTCTGTTAAGATAGCCGCAGATAATGTAGAAAGCGGGATACTGGCCGCGGTTGATACAGTCCGCTGGACGTTCGAGAGTTATCGCGGGGGCTAATGTCGGTTTCTGACCATTTATTTCTTGAGTGGGCGGAGGTGCATGATTGTATGGAGCGTGTACTGCCATTTCCAGTGGTGATATAACTTTTGAACCAGTCAGAGAAAGGTGTAAATAAATACAAAAAATGACTTCCGTCCGTCATGTCGAAGAGTGGGCCGGTTGATGTCACCTCGCCACTTCCGACGGAAACAGCCCTATTCAAATTACGTATACACAAATACAGGTCACCTCACGCAAAAAAGATGGCCCAACTTTTATCTTCCATTTCAGTTTTCGTACATACGATACGTAGCCATTTCAGTTGATGTGTAAGCGCTCAACTACATCACGTGGGGGTCCTGGATTTCGGGATTCACTTTTGGTGTCAAGAGAGAATCGTGGTTGCTGTCTCaaccgaggaagaaatagGAAGCCCGATTGCTAATAGATTTGTCCGTTGCTATATACTTTCGGATGTCTGCTGCATTTTGTGTTTGGTTAGCAACATTGTTACAGCAGTCTATgcgaaagaggaaaatggGACGGCTTAATGCGGAGCAAGTTTGTTGCAGAGTTCATATTATTATTGCATGAATGGTAACAACATGACATTCTTCGTTTGACTCTACGCCTACGATTCACGTTAGCATGTCATTTATTATATTAAAAGAATGACCTACCTTCTAAGACCTCTTCTTTGCGTGGTACATGTAATTGCAAACTTCACCTGCCTCTTTCCACCAGCTGCCCTCCACACCATCCCACAATCTCCAAGCGCCCTTCAAAGGGTCATAAATTATCCCTCGAGTCTCACCAACTTCATTTTCCCGGATATCACTTGCGTCATCATTTCTATGCCATGTCTTGAAACCACCCATGTCAGAGTAGACGAAACGTCGGAGTTCCTCGGGCTTGATGAATTTACGGTAGGTATGTGTTCCCGGAGTCACAAGACGGAGGATGTCTTCGGCAAGAGTGATAgtgaggagatgggagaggGGTGTTCTAGAGATGGTTGAAAGTAAGAGATGTCCTCCAGGCTGTTTTATTCAGCATGGTTCAACTGGAATAATTCCTGGACTCACTTTAACCATCTCTCCGAGACATTTCATGAACTCTCCAGGCTCATCCACATGCTCAAGCACTTCCATGGAGCACACAACATCAAACTTTTCCCCAGCATCTCTTAAAGCTTCGGCAGTACTGAATCGGTACTCCAACTCtcccttttccatcttcttggccaAATACGGATCTTGATTGGCGTGAGTGGTCGCGATGCCGATATTACTTTCACTCGCATCAACGCTCACCACAGTGGCTCCCAATCTTGCCAGAGCCTCTGAGAGGATCCCACCTCCACATCCAACGTCCAAGCATCGAAGACCTGTCAACCAAGCACCCGTACCTCGCGCTGCTTCTCTCTGCGCATCCATATGCCGAGTCTCAAACGaccattcctcttccggtGGAGGAGCGAGAGCGACTTTTTGCCTGATCCACTCTACCCGCACGGGATTCATGCGATGTAAAAGTGCAAATTCGCCTGTTTCTGACCACCATTGGGAGGAGAGTTTGGAGAAGTGGGAGATTTCGGAAGCGTTGATGGTGCTGAAAGTGGAGGGAGCGGTGGATGGAGATGCTGGGGATGCTGGGGATGCTGGGGATGCTGTTGTGATTGAGCGTGCTGCGATGCGTGTTGATGGGAATGCTGTTGCGGAGCGTGAGAAGTATAGTCTTCTGCAGAGTTGTTGCCTGTTCATTATGTATGGTGTATGGCGGGTAAAGTAGCAAAGAACAACGAATCAAGCTTCCGAACGCGGTGACTTACACTCCAGCTTTTCATTCGCCCTCttttttacttttttttttctattttttttcttccctttcactTTGCATCTTCCACTCTACGCTCCACACCATGATCGCACCCACAACCTCACAGTCGGAACTGCACCTTCTATGTGTATCCGCCGTGGTCAGAGACCTCATCTCAACCTATAATTCCTCAAGCAGCTCCGCCACCCAGCCTCCAAACGTAAACAGTCTTCGAGCAAAATACGCAAAAAAATACGGACTCAAGGCAGTCCCTCGTTTGACAGATGTCCTCGCTGCTGTCCCtgaagaatggaaggaCAGGCTGAGGGGATGGCTGAGAGCAAAGCCAGTCAGGACGGCGAGCGGTGTGGCAGTTGTTGCTGTCATGTGCAAACCCCATCGATGTCCTCACGTAGCCATGACCGGAAACATCTGCGTGTAAGTGTTTCTAGTGGCACTGATCTGTGATCGCTACTTATAGAATACGATAGCTACTGCCCCGGCGGTCCCGACTCTGACTTTGAATACTCAACCCAGTCATACACTGGATATGAGGTACGTACATTCTGCTACCCGCTTTGTGTGCCTCGTCTGACATTCTGAAGCCTACTTCTATGCGAGCCATCCGGGCCAGATATGACCCATATGAGCAAGCGCGTGGACGTGTGAACCAGCTCCGTGACCTTGGACACAGCGTCGACAAGGTTGAGATCATGTACGTagcttttctttttcttttttggttttCAAAAGTTTTTCCGCTCACTGGATCACAGTATCATGGGAGGAACGTTCATGTCCATGCCGGAAGACTACCGCCATAAATTCATTGCTGGACTTCACAATGCCTTGAGTGGTCACACTGGAGAGGACGTTGACGAGGCTGTCAAGTAAGTCTATTTGCCAACTCAGCAAAAAGTTCGAGTAAACTAATATACCACAGATTCTCTGAGCAAAGCAAGGTCAAATGCGTTGGTATCACTATTGAAACTCGTCCCGATTACTGCTTGAAGCCTCATCTGAGTCAGATGTTGAGGTATGGATGCACCCGTCTGGAAATCGGTGTTCAATCAGTCTATGAAGTGAGCCAACTCCATTTTTACTCACCCCCTCCCCCCTCTCcccaccaaaaaaaaaatccaGCTGACACCCAGTCAAGGACGTGGCACGAGACACCAACCGAGGACACACTGTCCGAGCTGTCAGTGAATCCTTCCACATGTCCAAAGACGCCGGCTACAAGATTGTCGCCCACATGATGCCTGACCTCCCCAACTGCGGTACCGAGCGAGACATTTGGCAATTCCAAGAATTCTTTGAAAACCCCGCTTTCCGCTCAGACGGTCTCAAACTGTACCCAACCTTGGTCATCCGTGGTACCGGTCTTTACGAACTGTGGAGGACTGGCAAGTACAAGAATTACCCTCCCAACGCCCTTGTCGATATCGTAGCGAGGATCATGGCGCTCGTACCCCCCTGGACGCGAGTCTACCGCGTCCAACGAGATATCCCGATGCCGCTCGTCTCTTCCGGCGTGGAGAATGGTAATTTACGTGAACTCGCACTTGCGCGTATGAAGGATTTCGGTGCCGAGTGTCGAGATGTGCGATACCGTGAGGTCGGTCTGCACGAGATTCACCACCGTGTGCGACCGCGTGATATCGAGCTTATCCGAAGAGATTACGCGGCGAATGGCGGATGGGAGACGTTCTTGTCGTATGAGGATCCTCAGTCTGATATCTTGGTCGGTCttttgaggttgagaaaGTGTTCAGAGGAAGGGACGTTTAGGAAGGAGTTGGTTGGTATGCAAGGTGGATGCAGCCTTGTGCGAGAGCTGGTAggttttttttatttttttaaTGGGGTTGAAGTATGGATACTGATCCAAGGTTGATTAGCACGTGTATGGTACTGCTGCACCCGTTCACTCTCGTGACCCCAAGAAATTCCAGCATCAAGGTATCGGTACATtgttgatggaagaggcggagcGTATCGCCCGTGAGGAGCACGGTAGCGGTCGGATCGCTGTAATCTCTGGTACGTATACGAGCCAAACAGCTTTGCCGAACAAGGATTTTATTGATAATCATGTACACACAGGTGTTGGAACGCGTGATTACTATCGACGGCTTGGTTACTTTCTCGATGGGCCTTATATGGTCAAGGATCTTTTGTACGATGACGAGTAGATTTGAGCTTGTGATTTTTGATTTCATGTATAAATATGGGCAGTGTATAACAAAGACCATCTGCATTgcaagaggaaaaagtgaAAGAAATTATGACCAAttgtgtttttttttttactaCTTTTCGAGGGTgtaatatatatataaaaCTTATGGAGTAACAACCGGTTCGGCCAAATACTTGCCCGTCGTCGTACTTTTCCGAATCTCCTCAAACACCCACTGATTCCCTTCCAACTCTCCATCCACCACGTCGAGCCCCAGACCGCTGATCAACGACCCTTCCGCCGCCCACGACACTTGTACGACCTGCGGTACCAAGGCTTCTTGTCCCGGTTCACTTGTGAATTTGGCAATCACCTTGCCTCCGGTGGTGCCCAACAACGAATCCATTTTCCacgtcatcctcctcgtcgagGGGGACCACACGCCTCCTGCCGGTTTCGCCTGGACGTTGCTCACGCTCGGTCCACCGGGCGTAAACGCGGCTACAACGGTGGCGCTACCCAGCTGTGTGCCCGTGGTGGCGAGGGGAGACGACGGGTTCGCACTGTAATGTAAAATCATCCTCGTCTCGCCCGACTTGCATTGGAACACCGGATCAAGGATCAACGGGGCCGTAGCCAGTTCTTTGCCCGGCTGGACATGGACGACGTACTTGAACAGCAGGGGGCCCGCGGCGGACCCTCTGGCGGTGGTGGCAGCAGCGAGGACGTCCGAGTTTAGGAAATACTCTCCCGGCTTATCGGGCACTTGGGCGAGGTACGCCGGGTTGGGCGCGATTTTCTCGAGGTGCTCAAACGCGGCGAGACGGATATGGATCGGTCCACCGGGAAGGGCGGAaggcgacgacgacgaagcATCCTTTGCTCGAAGACTGAGGTGGATCTCGCCTGTAATGTGGATCCGCTGGACCTGCTTGTTGCGGAAGATGACATTGATCGATTCGTTGACGTGTGCGCGCAAACCGGGTTGGTccgcggcggcggcggcggagagAGGCGTTGTGGTGTGGAGGTTGATCGGCGGGGTCATCGTACCGCCGAGCCCGATGGTGGGCGAATCAAAGGGATTGTTGGAAGTGACggatgaaagggaagtTCGACGGGCGGCGATGGGTGATGGAGACGGCATGTCGTGAGGGAGGGATACACCGGTGTGGACGGTAGAGGTAGGTGAATCGACGAGTTTCTCCTCTGGTTCAGCCGATTTAGACGCCCCGTTTGCGAATCCACCTGCAGCGACGGCACCGGCACCAAAGACCGCATTGGAAGCTGCGGTCGCTTCATCCGTCGACCCTGCAAACATCGTGTTCCTCAcatccctcctccctcgcGCAATCGTAGACCGTCTAGAAGGCTGAGAAGGCGGAAGCTGCAGCGTTTTCTGCATCTTTTCCAAAGCTGCTCGacgttcttcttcgctctccTGGATAGGCAGAGGTGCGAGGGAGAGGTTTTTGaaaggctgctgctgcaaaGATGTGGGAGTGGAGAGGTTTTCGTCGGAAGCgttgggagaagagtcGAATGGTTGGCTGAATGCAGGTGCGGAAGCGGGAGCCTCTTTGGTGGGGACGACCGGAGCTTGGGCTTGAGATGGAACAGTCTGACCAGCCGGCGTGGGGATAAGCTCGTTGGGGTCTTCCCAAGGGTTTCGGTGACGGTCGGAAGGAGCGACGGAGAATCCCTCTTCGTCAACTGGAGGTGCCTTTTTACccaaaaaataaataaataaataaatcAGTAAATGTTCGGCGGTAGATAGGCAAGATGAATTTACAGTTGAAGATTCTCTCAGCTGGGGAGCTTCCTCTCCGATGGCTTCAAAATTGTCGCCTCTGGTACCGCTTCGTGTAGAAGTAGCATCACTCTCGCCCCTGTTCCTGCCTCCACCCACAGTCTTTGACCGTGCAAGCATGGATTTGAAACCGCcggtgaaggaagagccgGGCGTACCCTGACTGACATTGGTCGAAGAACCGTTGGCGCGGGCAGCGGGAGGACGGGGCGAAAAGTCGCCGTGGGTTGCGGTGGTAGATGTAACGGCAGAAAGTCGGCGATTCGATTGGGCTACCGCGGGCCGCTTGTTGTTAGTGATTCGTCAACACAAGTAGGTTAGAAACGCACGAGTGGTGGCGGAAGTAGCGACCGAGGCGGATCGCTCTGGGACGCGAGCACCGCCGATCGCACCCAGCTTTCGCCCGACGTCCATGACTTCGTCGCTCGTCTCCCactggaggaggtgggaAACGATGGCTTCCGCCCTCTGTCCGTCTCTGGAAGCCATGTCGCCCTTGACGGTGGCCCACCTGACGATGATCTCCTTGAGCGCACGGAGCCGCTCTTCGTCCAGTCGCTGGTACGTCGTGTACACCATGGGcgagagcgaggagagcgCGTGGgtgatgttgttgatgtCGGACTGGAGGGCGTCGACCTTGCTCGACTTGGACTTGGACGACGCCTTTTCGAGCTTGGCGGAGACCTTTTCATAGTCTCTGAGCGTCTTGTCGAGGTTGGCGTCCTGGTCGCCGATGCGGCGCCATGCGAcgaccttgttggggatCTCGCGGATCGGCTGCTCAAAGTCTGTCCTCAGCATGGCGGATAGGGTCGAGTGGGAGGCGGATGTCTGCAGCAGTGGTCAGTCGCACGGCGCACACGGACGGGCGGAGAGACGCACCTCTGCGAGCTCGGAGACGACGCTGTCCCACAGGCGGGCCTCGGCGCTGCCCCTTGGCCAGTCATTGCCGGCCTTGCCCGTGAGGCCGCCCTGCTCTGCTGTGCGTGCGAGCTTGTGGAGGCCGTCTGCGTAGGCCGCCTCGATGGCTGCGCGCTGCTTGTAGATGTCTGCGAGGGCGGCGAGGTGGGCTGTGGATGCGTGGAGCCGTTTCTGGAGGGCGGCGAggagggggcgggggggggtggggaggaaggcggTGAGCCAGGCGTCGTCTGGGAGTGCGTCTGGCATGggggtggaaagaggatagTGGGTAATTAACGGGTGTGTTGTGTAATTATCTGGGTAATTATCCTGGTAATTATCTGGGTAGTTATCCTGTAATTACCTGAGTAATTATCCTGTAATTACCTGAGTAATAACCCCGGTAATAACCCTCGTAATAACCCCCGTAATTACCCCCTAATTACCGCCCACCCCATATACCAGCATGACGAAATACTCCTTGCCACTGTCTTCCCGCCCGCCATGAAGgtcttttccatctccctcctcgccgTCGCACAGACCGCCCCCCCCACCGCCACCCTCCTCGGCACCGCCCAGgacctctcctcctttacCTTCTACCAGCGCAGCAGCGTCGGCGAGTTCCTCACGTTCTTCACAAAGGTCAGTCCCCCGCCGctccccccgcccccgctcACCCGCTCACCCCAGACCGTCGCCGAGAGGACGCCTGCGAACCAGCCGTCGTCCGTCGAGGAGAACAACCACAAGGCCCATGTCTTTGTCACCGCCGGCCGCACCCCCGGCGGCCCTGGCCTTGCCGGTGCGTCCCCTCGCCGTCCACAGCGTCGCTGACACACCGCAGCCGTCATGATCACCGACCTCGAGTACCCGCTCCGGCCCGCattctccctcctcaccaAGATCCTCGACGAGCACaccgccctcctcgccaGTCTCCCCAACCAGTCCGCCGCCCCCTCGTTCGGCTCCGCCTCCGCCAATGCGTTCGGCGGCAACCCCTCCCAGGCCGCTGCCGGCGGCCTGCCCCCCGCCCAGAAGGGCAAGCTCGAGGGCACCCTCGCAAACTATCTCACAAAGTACCAGGATCCCAAGCAGGCGGACACGATCATGAAGGTGCAGAAAGAGCTGGACGAGACCAAGGTCGTTTTGGTGGGTCCCTTGTGTTCCCGGGCGGGCGCACATGCTGACAGGCGGAACAGCACAAGACGATTGAGTCGGTTCTTGAACGAGGCGAAAAGCTCGACAATCTCGTGGAACGTTCAAACGCCCTCTCGGCGCAAAGCAAAATGTTCTACAAGACTGCCAAGAAGGTTTGTCCTCTTCCGTATCCTCCAAACGACCCGTCTGATACCGTTTCCAATAGCAAAACTCTTGCTGCGTGGTGATGTAACTAGAAGGATGGTATATTTCCGTAGTCGTTGGCGTTGTGATTTCATGTAGCACCGTACCCAGCGAATCAAGTCCCCCGCGACTGGAGCACCAGTCGCGTCCGCGTCAACTCTGATTTTATAGTAAAGTTTGCCATAATTCACTTGACGTCGTTGCATGCTTCTTTCCCGTCCAACATATAAACACATGTACAATGCCAGGTAAGGTCCACCGCAATCCTTGTGATCTCGCCGCGCTAACTAGATGCAAGCCGAAGTCGTGGTCATCAGCGACGATGAATCTGACCAAGAAATCCACCTCGTCGCCTGTAAACCTATCCTCTCGCACTCTCTACCCGCCCTCGCTCCTGCCAGGTAGCGCCCATTTCCCAAACCACAAACGTGCGAACAGATTGCTAACAATGATGGGTAGCGCGGCAATAGTGATCGACTCTGATTCGGAAGACGGGATCGACTCTGATTCGGAAGACGGGATCGAGACggacgatgacgacgacgacgacgggGAAAATCAAGATATCCTTGGGTTATTAAGTCAGATGGCGGATCATTCGGGTTTGCGCGCACCGACACGTACGCAGAGCACGAGCGTGCTCGAAACGTGTCGTGCGAGGACGGAGCGAGGTTCGAGCCGGACGTTTGCGGGTAGTATCTTATCCCAGGCAGGTCCCCCCGTTGCGGCTTGTATCGATGGCCGAGCGCTGATTTTTGGTTTCTGTTGATATTACCAAACACTCGACTCGTGGCGTCTAGGTTGATTCGCTAGACAAGACAAAGTCAAAGAAACGGGCCTCTTCAGGGGATGACAGCAGCGTACAGAAACGGTCAAAGATTGACGATACTGCATGTCTCTTTTTATATATACAAAATCTAAAATTACTGACCCATTAACTGAACCGAAACAGAACGGCTTGacaagggaagagatggcGGCTATCAAAGCGAGTGAGAAAGAGGCGAAAGCCGCGCAAAAAgccaaggaaaaagaggctAGACAGTTTGAACGTGATACGGCCAAAGTATGTCTCCATGCTCTTTTCCCCAAAAACCCTCTCCTTACACATATGTAGGCGGCGAAAGAAGCAGAAAGGTCGTACCAGAGAAAAGTAGCCCAGGTCAACAAGGCAAGTTTATATCTCCCACACACGACACAGATCTAATCAACGGGGATCCAGCTCCGAACGTCAAAACAAGATGCTCTCCGTGAGATCCACCTCTACCTCTCTGCCGACATGTGcctcccttcatcccctATCGCCGGTGCCCTCCCCGAAATCCGCCACCGGATCCAAGACTGTCAATCCGCCCTCTGTTTCCTCCCCGAACCCGATTCCCCCATCCCCGGCGCGATCCGGTTCAAGCGACACCTCCAAGCGCGATGGGACCCCGGCTCAAAACGGTTCGTCCCGCTAGACGATCCGCGATGGGTATGGGAAAAGACAGTGCTGGTGCTCATCACGGCCGAAGAGTTGGTGGACAAGGTTGCAGATGGCGGGGATACGCTCGGGCAATGGGCGTCGGACGTGCGGTTGTTATTGGGTTTGGCGACGGGCGACCAGGTGGTGTTGATGATCAAGGGTCTGCAAAAGTATTATTCGAAATCGCGGTCGTTGGCCAATAAGGATTATATAAACGCCGCCCGCGCGGGTCTCGAGGGCGGGTCGGCGGCGACGGCGACGCCGATAACCTTTCGACGCCCGACAAGGGAACAAATCGAAGCCGAGATGGTGAGACTCCAAGTGGCTGAacatttcttcctcgtgCATGTCGAAAAGACGGAAGACGTCGAAGACTGGGTGTACAACATTGCGGCCGATATCGCGCTGAGACCGTACAAACTGATCGCGAAATCGCACCTCAATTTCGCCCCGGCCGAAGGTTCCAGAAAAGCGTTACAGCCGACGGCGGTGCTCGAGCTGATGTTGCAGGAAGTACAGGGGATCACACCCTCCGCCGCGGCCGGGATCACGGAAAAGTATCCGACGTTTAGGCGGTTGATGGAGGCGtttgagatggaagagcagAGAGGGGGGATCGAGAGGGCGGAGATGATGTTGCAGTATTGTGAAGTGAGGAATTTGAAGAGCGGCCATGCGAGTGGCAGGAATTTGAACAAGGTGGGGGTTTTAAGATTTTGTGTTTTCTTATGACTCACTTTATCAACTAGGCACTGTCGAAACGGGTTTACAATGCGTTCCGTGGAACGGACAGTCTCTCTCTTGCCTGATCCAATTAATCCATTTCTTTTTAGCCTGTTTCTTTTTAATGGGATCCCTTGTTCTCTGATTTGTATTTATTTGTATCTACCAAAgatttcttttttggtcATTTTGTATTACAAGAATGCATTGTATACACAAAGACACCCCTCGTCTAAAAAATACACTTcaacttttttttcagtcCTTGGACTTTTTAGCCTTTTTCTTGGCTTTGGCGGGACTATCATCTTTATCCGtctttcgcttcttctccttcttgttctcCACAGCCACCACTTTGGACGCGGGTGCAGCTTCTCGCTCGACTTGCTCAacctccatcacctctcCTCTCAATTTCTTACTAGTCTTCTCGGGACCGGGGGTGTTGAACCCATACGTATGATTCCTGAATTTCATCAAGTGGGTAGGCTGGGCACGTTTGGCGGGGGTTGCGGAGGATGCTTGTTGGGCGGCTTCTCTGAGGAAATCGGGGATGGGTTCGGTGTCGGCGTCGGCGTCAGAAGAGGATTCCGCTGAAAAGTCGGGtgtgaggatgagatggcgTGATATAGGCAGTGGAGCTTTAATCccaaggaaaaaagaaaaaagaaaaggtcagAACACCATTTCATTCTCGGTAAAACGGGGTGGAGAGACACAGACTCACCGACAAGGAGCTTGCCATGCTCCTTTACCCTCGGTACTAAAAGCCTCAATccacccatctcctctccaccttcctccgccAACTGGTCTacaccttctccatc contains:
- a CDS encoding expressed protein — its product is MPAEVVVISDDESDQEIHLVACKPILSHSLPALAPASAAIVIDSDSEDGIDSDSEDGIETDDDDDDDGENQDILGLLSQMADHSGLRAPTRTQSTSVLETCRARTERGSSRTFAGSILSQVDSLDKTKSKKRASSGDDSSVQKRSKIDDTNGLTREEMAAIKASEKEAKAAQKAKEKEARQFERDTAKAAKEAERSYQRKVAQVNKLRTSKQDALREIHLYLSADMCLPSSPIAGALPEIRHRIQDCQSALCFLPEPDSPIPGAIRFKRHLQARWDPGSKRFVPLDDPRWVWEKTVLVLITAEELVDKVADGGDTLGQWASDVRLLLGLATGDQVVLMIKGLQKYYSKSRSLANKDYINAARAGLEGGSAATATPITFRRPTREQIEAEMVRLQVAEHFFLVHVEKTEDVEDWVYNIAADIALRPYKLIAKSHLNFAPAEGSRKALQPTAVLELMLQEVQGITPSAAAGITEKYPTFRRLMEAFEMEEQRGGIERAEMMLQYCEVRNLKSGHASGRNLNKALSKRVYNAFRGTDSLSLA
- a CDS encoding Pol II transcription elongation factor, putative, encoding MIAPTTSQSELHLLCVSAVVRDLISTYNSSSSSATQPPNVNSLRAKYAKKYGLKAVPRLTDVLAAVPEEWKDRLRGWLRAKPVRTASGVAVVAVMCKPHRCPHVAMTGNICVYCPGGPDSDFEYSTQSYTGYEPTSMRAIRARYDPYEQARGRVNQLRDLGHSVDKVEIIIMGGTFMSMPEDYRHKFIAGLHNALSGHTGEDVDEAVKFSEQSKVKCVGITIETRPDYCLKPHLSQMLRYGCTRLEIGVQSVYEDVARDTNRGHTVRAVSESFHMSKDAGYKIVAHMMPDLPNCGTERDIWQFQEFFENPAFRSDGLKLYPTLVIRGTGLYELWRTGKYKNYPPNALVDIVARIMALVPPWTRVYRVQRDIPMPLVSSGVENGNLRELALARMKDFGAECRDVRYREVGLHEIHHRVRPRDIELIRRDYAANGGWETFLSYEDPQSDILVGLLRLRKCSEEGTFRKELVGMQGGCSLVRELHVYGTAAPVHSRDPKKFQHQGIGTLLMEEAERIAREEHGSGRIAVISGVGTRDYYRRLGYFLDGPYMVKDLLYDDE
- a CDS encoding hexaprenyldihydroxybenzoate methyltransferase, putative, yielding MNRQQLCRRLYFSRSATAFPSTRIAARSITTASPASPASPASPSTAPSTFSTINASEISHFSKLSSQWWSETGEFALLHRMNPVRVEWIRQKVALAPPPEEEWSFETRHMDAQREAARGTGAWLTGLRCLDVGCGGGILSEALARLGATVVSVDASESNIGIATTHANQDPYLAKKMEKGELEYRFSTAEALRDAGEKFDVVCSMEVLEHVDEPGEFMKCLGEMVKPGGHLLLSTISRTPLSHLLTITLAEDILRLVTPGTHTYRKFIKPEELRRFVYSDMGGFKTWHRNDDASDIRENEVGETRGIIYDPLKGAWRLWDGVEGSWWKEAGEVCNYMYHAKKRS